A stretch of Camelina sativa cultivar DH55 chromosome 18, Cs, whole genome shotgun sequence DNA encodes these proteins:
- the LOC104762722 gene encoding histone H3.2 yields the protein MARTKQTARKSTGGKAPRKQLATKAARKSAPATGGVKKPHRFRPGTVALREIRKYQKSTELLIRKLPFQRLVREIAQDFKTDLRFQSSAVAALQEAAEAYLVGLFEDTNLCAIHAKRVTIMPKDIQLARRIRGERA from the coding sequence AGGAAATCCACCGGAGGAAAAGCACCAAGGAAGCAACTGGCGACAAAAGCGGCGAGGAAATCAGCACCGGCGACCGGAGGAGTGAAGAAGCCACACAGATTCCGTCCCGGAACCGTCGCGCTAAGAGAAATCAGGAAGTACCAGAAGAGCACTGAGCTTCTGATCCGCAAGCTTCCGTTCCAGCGTCTGGTTCGTGAGATCGCACAGGATTTCAAAACGGATCTGCGTTTCCAGAGCAGCGCCGTCGCGGCTCTCCAGGAAGCGGCTGAGGCTTACCTCGTTGGTTTGTTCGAAGACACTAACCTCTGTGCGATTCACGCTAAGAGAGTCACTATCATGCCTAAGGATATCCAGCTGGCGAGGAGAATCAGAGGCGAGAGAGCTTAA